TGACCAACGCACAGACATGAAATATCTCTTCTGTGAGCCTTTTCCTGGTACTTCCTGGTTACTCCCTGTTGATTTTCCTTTGATGGGTCAGTTAGATAGTTCACGTTGTTACGGAACAATGCTGAAGACTGATGCCATAAACACAGGAACCATCCCCTCCTACCTCTATCTATATCTTATTCACGATTATGAGGATCATGATAAGATGTTCTTCTGTGAAAGAGATCAAAATCTCATCAGACAAGTCCCTTGGTTGGTCTCCAACTCAAACCAATACTTTGTTCCATCTCTCTGGTTGATCCCTAGCTTCCAAACCGAACTCATCAAGCTGTTCCCAAGGAAAGACACCGTCTTCCACCATTTAGGTCGCTATCTTCTCCACCCGACAAACCAAGTTTGGGGTTTGATCACTAGGTTCTACAATGCCTACTTATCAAGAGCAGACGAGACACTCGGTGTTCAAGTACGAGTTTTTAGCAACCCCGCCGGATACTTGGAGCATGTCATGAACCAGATCCTATCATGCACGCAAAGAGAGAAACTATTACCTGAGCTGACTACACTTGAATCACAAGTCACTAATAAATCAACAAGCCCGAAACTCAAAGCTGTTCTTGTCACGTCACTTTACCCGGAGTACTCGGAGAAGCTAAGGACAATGTACTGGGAAAGCCCGAGCTCGACAGGAGACATGGTACAAGTTTACCAACCTAGCCAAGAAATGTTTCAGCAGACAGACGAGAAGCTACACGACCAAAAGGCACTCGCTGAGATGTACCTATTAAGCCTAACTGATAACCTTGTCACAAGCGGCCTGTCTACGTTCGGATACGTTGCTCAAAGTCTTGGAGGATTAAAAGCATGGATACTCTACAGGCCAACGAACCACACAACTCCCGACCCACCGTACGTTAAATCCGTGTCGATGGAGCCATGTTTCCATAGACCTCCTCCAATCAATGGTTGTCAAGCTAAGACAGTGAATAGCACCCGTTTTGTTAGGCGTTGTGAGGAGTGGACCATGGGGCTTAAGCTAGTTGATTCCGCAGATGTGTTTTGATTCGTAAGCTCTCATATTCTTACAAAGTTCATCATTTTtgcctaaaataaaaaaaaaaaaaatcaccaaagATTGTTAACAGTCATTGTGAGGTTTGTCTTCTTATAAGAAGCTGAAACAGAGTAATTCATTTTCATGATCTTAGCGTATAAGAACTAATTATTGTGGTGTACACTATGAGAGAAACTATTACGTCATGTAGTCTCACAAGAAGTATCCAAGGTCAATATATCAGAAAGTCAGAAAGTTAGGCTGTTCTTGTCACATCTCTGTAATAAAATACTCTGATAACTAAAGTTTGTGGACCGTCGCTCTAATGACGCTCATTCAATTCTGATTTGTCCACAAAACGCTAGAGATGTTACATTTTATGATGGTCACACTTTCGACTAGTTAGTTTATGAGGACACTGTGTGTAGTAAATAACATATAGCAGTGATTACAAAACCCCAAGTTTTGATTGTTTGCGTTTTGTACATATGAAAAAGATATCCCCTATCTATTAATTATGGAACCAGGACCGGCTTAACATTGTTATGGATCctagggcaaaaaaaaaatttaccctctaaaatttatattcagataatgtataaaatatttttaaaatttattcagtaatattttgtatattttgtgatgaaaataaaactatatgcatatcaaatatttttggacccttttcaattttatttattatatttataattttgcatataaaaatatagactttttttaaaaaaaattaggcccCTTAGCTATTAATATACAGGGGGACACAGACTTGGGCCCGGAGCGGTCGCACCGCTTGTCTCCCCTCCTCAGCCGGCTCTGCATTGAACATTACAACATgttaaaatctttagaaaaattagttggtccatacaaatatatgttatatgatttatttatctaaataccaaattgattagtagtgtacaaaagaatattttcaatttttttcttaaataaaagctatgaaattacataatatgttaacatatatatgacaattaatgattatgaataatacatatttgataataatttttgtatcctctctctttttttgtttaatttatattattaaaaaaacaatcacattatacatataataaaaaaattagattttttcttgtatattatattttaatttttttaaaacaaccatAAATCACTAAAAAGGTAAAAGTCtcactttgaaaattttgtgatcaatggtttattgttttttgttcaagcaagatagaaatgatcataaatcggatgaatatgaagtctcattaaaagatattcatattatatatatatatatattaatatcatttaaactaaattatatactgtgtaaaatatataaatatgttaatttcaaaatttacattgaaaaattattgagatcttaatattttaattttgaaatttgtattgataaatctcacattaaaagttttgtgaataacggtttaaatttttgttacaacaaatatacaaatgttaataaaatcatatgagtaggaagtgtcaataataaatatttatattaaaatatactatatatctatggaaatatcactaaagtttaattatatatcatataaagtaaataaaatgattcttttgatttatttactaaaaacatgattgtaaataatcaaaagatattcgttttgatttatgtgcttactctaatttatatatttttatgtataccaattattttttaaatatgtggtttctaatatgttatttgattctGACAACCCGAGAAatacacttcttcaaatcaaagtgatttttaatattgaaagcactatatatatatatatatatatatattatttcattcagaataaatattttagttttgatttttactcctaaaaagtttttaatgaaatatcaagATTCCAATCACTTCCTTTTGAGTTTGCTTGAAGAATGAAAtatttgatcattcgtctaatatttgtttctccatAATACCatatctagctattataatcgtaagaatgagagatttgaattatttattataagttttatggtttatcatttaataaatcaaacagttcttactttatacatagtttacatatactagaatggtaaagtattatatatttttttatcggtgtactcttaagtaactaaacctcaaaagcgtaggttaataaataagtaatttgttttgttgttctagagttggatgatttttagaccgaactagtgaatatatactagacaaacatttatatttcgagtctgcacttatattccATAACAGcttaatatattagattttaacATTAACATGTGAATAGAGTTTGGCGatgatttgtttttcaaaaaattgattcttagatatatatatctgaagtggaactaatttttacagatgtccatgTTTTTAAATTGAAACTTATGTAATTCATCGAATTCacagaagaagttaaaaaaagaaacaaaactcatGTCAGTGAAACAAAAACGAGAATGAAAGTACAATTTtataaacatagaaaatgaaatcacttatagagagtcaatagtaaacaaatcgagagtaGAAAACCTAATCCTTTTTCATCATTTTACAATCTATGTTGCATATCTGGTTTTAGTGATTTGTGTGAGTcacaaaacttattttttttgggaaaattgtttttttagagcaaaaaaaaatgataactatgtcattttagactaatatctattttgtgtcatttttgtctataataccctttaatatttttgaaaatatatttaataaataattttacaaataaaaaaaaaattgaaaaaatagtaactattgataaaatacctatatgaacttagtggtattttttctagttctaaaaatgtttaaatcataatattCAGATTctgttctaaataaagtagaaatgacattctagaaagtagaaaacgaaatccacttttttcattgaatgtacaatgtttagaatacgtgatctacgtaaataagagtattctaaaaatatttagaatacacattccgcgcttaaccgaCCGatataaaatctttagaaatcaaaatctacacattaatataaatctaaaacacgtagaaaccgacttctatagatttactgtaaatctaaaacatgtagaaatcaaaatctacacattactataattctaaaaacctgAAGAAACCGATTTCTACAAATTAgatgtattctacggataagaaatcagttcctaaaaatatggaaacaaaatatttgggaatattcactttcatattttgaaaaaaaaagatttaaaaaaaaacaaaaaaaaacgtggtAACCTTCTTCTCACGCCGTcttctatattccattgattgttcacaaaaatttcacaaaaatttcacattatttctaccaAATCAGTGTGAAATTGAGTAAGTTAGGGTTTATGAACCTGAGACTTTGATTTTCTCCTCCTTTGTTTGTGAAGGAGATGAGAAATTATGGGTTTCATCCCAAAGAAATTaagtttaaagagttgaaatcgtgtttggtcggttcaaatcaagtgggaatcaaaCCAGATATAACCGAAGAAAACCAGGAAATTGATTTGGAATACTTACCTGGGCACATGATCGATCGGTCTATAAttcgagatcggtcgatctgtatgaaatcgagttttgccgatcgagtgaaatggaccatGTTGATCAGTATATGctccgtgttttttttttgttttgcataatgatcaggaCCGATCGATCCGTTCAACCTTGTAAtttcggatcgatcgatcccgcttGATCGAactcattatttattatatttaaaaattacaattttaagggcattattgttattttgaaaatagttagtctaatgggacataaagtatctgagattagtctaaagggacatagttatcattttttttgctataaaaaaaccattttctcattttttttgtgcatataaagtcttaaaaataattaaaatgagctGTAATACGTTAACACTTCAACAACATGATACATTTAAGACACCAATATTTGtcttcgtcattttacaatcgataaagattgtagtgttgcaaaatgttaaaatcatttaatgaacaaacattaatataaaaagagttattcttgggttcacctccTATACCTCTAGGTtaaccaaccaataggatttcattatttcaaattcggtatcttttagaaaatgaaacaaaatattgtcaagttatattatgtttttaaaatccttagcaaaacactaaaccccaaatctaatccctaaaccctaaattcaaaaccctaaactcttggataaactctaaacccttggataaatcataaactctaaatcaaaaacactaaacactaaaaccctaaacctaaaccctaaacccttgagtgttttagtgtttagtgtttttgatttagagtttaggatttatccaagggtttagggtttactcaagggtttaggttttaaaatttagggtttagggattaggatttaggtttagttttttcttgacgatgttaaaattttttttttgtaattactactattttttatttatttatttttatctttttattttaaaaacataatataactttacaatattttgtttttttataaaagatatcgaatataaaataacacaatcttattggttggtgaacctagagatTTATCATagagggtgaacccaagaatatgTCATATAAAAAACTCATCTCGCGCATGTGCACAGGTTATCCTCTAGTAAGTTATTATTAGGTTTGGCAAAGGTAAGATTTCAGTATCGCAGTGCTTCTAAGAGTATTAGTTTGCTAGTTTAAACATGGAAAGaagataaaaccaaaacaatactTTTCAGGATGTTTCACTTCACCTGTTGATGGCCCTCTTTCTCCAAACTCGTCACTACAAAGACAGAACTTTATTGTAACCCATAAATTTTTATCATCTCCtttaaaaatacaagaaaaaaagCTAGTTTCAGGTCAGAGCGTGAGTCCATGTCCTTGGCTTTCAACTAATATAACTGAAACCAAAATATATACACATGCATACagaccaaaagaaaagaaaaaacaagagtAAGCAAAAACAGAGAAAGCATCACCTCTTTACAAGAATGAAGTCCACCAGAACAT
This region of Brassica napus cultivar Da-Ae chromosome C5, Da-Ae, whole genome shotgun sequence genomic DNA includes:
- the LOC106430948 gene encoding probable fucosyltransferase 8, giving the protein MKLRTLFVTCLLLWSLMLLSLFIISNHQLLDAITINVPKDSGKAREDKLLGGLLSEEFDEGSCLSRYQSSLYRKPSPYEPSQYLVSKLRSYEMLHKRCGPGTEAYKRAAEQLGDDSRSVGECRYIVWVAVHGLGNRIVSLVSTFLYALLTERVLLVDQRTDMKYLFCEPFPGTSWLLPVDFPLMGQLDSSRCYGTMLKTDAINTGTIPSYLYLYLIHDYEDHDKMFFCERDQNLIRQVPWLVSNSNQYFVPSLWLIPSFQTELIKLFPRKDTVFHHLGRYLLHPTNQVWGLITRFYNAYLSRADETLGVQVRVFSNPAGYLEHVMNQILSCTQREKLLPELTTLESQVTNKSTSPKLKAVLVTSLYPEYSEKLRTMYWESPSSTGDMVQVYQPSQEMFQQTDEKLHDQKALAEMYLLSLTDNLVTSGLSTFGYVAQSLGGLKAWILYRPTNHTTPDPPYVKSVSMEPCFHRPPPINGCQAKTVNSTRFVRRCEEWTMGLKLVDSADVF